In the Periophthalmus magnuspinnatus isolate fPerMag1 chromosome 4, fPerMag1.2.pri, whole genome shotgun sequence genome, one interval contains:
- the suco gene encoding SUN domain-containing ossification factor isoform X2 produces MKRLRVVLVCLIVALLCWNPSHHVYCSEQSLSGPGQSAGHTDPDENDHKQDLTQQKVEEERTIHTLYKVGLETESAALEEPTAHNETPDQNVNTIDAEAEETGPEPELDPQPVTAEPEPLPDLQNDVTPQPVSQDEPQDVPESPSDLVLATVHMPSEAPPAAADTPSDSELIDPPIPHPAQSTPPHEAENMPTSEIGTPPPPNSAERVASEGDDLPVDSFVFAELSDSQCRVNAPELATCENLPFGSPVLSVDEAGVGDEREQTSETKSEVPPAPGPEGPEPQQQESDTGLSEHHPEANSSQTPTEQKAGDASIARETDPSVPTKEDIPTFDEWKKQVMEVEKEKSQSLHTSTSSSSHPVKKVQSKFKNNYASVECGAKILSANSEAKSTSAILKENMDLYMLNPCSTKIWFVIELCEPIQVKQLDIANFELFSSTPKDFLVSLSDRYPTNKWVKLGTFHARDKRTVQSFPLDEQLYAKYVKVELLSHFGSEHFCPLSLIRVFGTSMVEEYEEIADSQDPSERVDFLDEDYDYPPGYQPSEDKASKNLLGSATNAILNMVNNIAANVLGGGPEMEGGTENGNASIEAQNEVDGSKEVSSQHNESIQPSAILEPGQSGHPEEKMNLTQSSTPPLTPPEPVEERQIVTLVEEEEEEEEPQRSTVTLMEEEIEEEEETREEQGRKEAGRNQWESQAYCPFSSFTSLSLSCMATLPELLHRWCSARLTKERLRSVRRRNHSHTHSSSSSTHTPALVPITPPSQDILTVTEIVPEPETHESKVTNDVLTTEINDTHTPDFNLLLEPSQTSSIPPQSFSDSHSSLTRPTPTNEDKVLSPVKDSALDPLPTPPLQAVSIPETQQASRATPTPILNSTPQSVAPEAPSSAFAPSVKEQPIQPLPTASRPEDMIAPPTGLPSHILTTDLHTDADKADQSSQSHGEHGDSITQNGEAHHNDHTVEDDLLNSVGNGNGHRTATDFYAELQNGGDYSGGPVNGNGGAVHGSSQKESVFMRLNNRIKALEMNMSLSSRYLEELSQRYRKQMEEMQRAFNKTIIKLQNTSRIAEEQDQKQTESIQILQSQLENVTKVMLNLTFTVSQLQREVSDRQSYLVVSLVLCLFLGVLLCMQCCRSSPPSPNISTVALPKSNHYPSPKRCFSSYDDMSIKRRVACPLVRSKSFHLSSTEVGPDDLYIVEPLRFSPEKKKKRGKTKSLDKVETLNADHPTPLTNGILKCNGFHPALPAPVVPPALPAPPPAPLALPPSSVEEVLLLPSCPTTESPSESTSCSSSHSEESYTSRLPPPSPVLPPNGLCNGHSLPFTLHQPSKTRQEKRSMKRRKSKQTELPFPSLPTGGVSSLPSLQTLIKGNKDISVGTIGVTAVTGHV; encoded by the exons GAACCCCAGTCATCATGTGTATTGTTCGGAGCAGAGCCTGTCTGGCCCGGGTCAGTCTGCTGGGCACACCGACCCGGATGAGAATGACCACAAGCAGGACCTCACACAACAGAAG GTGGAGGAGGAAAGGACAATACACACATTGTACAAAGTGGGACTGGAGACGGAGAGCGCAGCACTAGAGGAGCCAACAGCACACAATGAAACCCCAGACCAG AATGTGAACACTATAGATGCAGAGGCTGAGGAGACTGGGCCTGAGCCAGAGTTGGACCCTCAACCCGTCACTGCTGAGCCAGAGCCCCTCCCAGACCTCCAGAATGATGTAACTCCACAGCCCGTGTCCCAGGATGAGCCTCAAGACGTGCCCGAGTCCCcctctgatctagtcctggctACAGTACACATGCCCTCAGAAGCTCCACCTGCAGCAGCAGATACCCCCAGTGACAGTGAGCTCATAGACCCTCCCATCCCGCACCCAGCCCAGAGCACACCCCCACATGAAGCTGAAAACATGCCTACCTCAGAGATCGGCACCCCGCCTCCACCCAACAG CGCAGAGCGGGTTGCCAGTGAAGGAGATGATCTCCCAGTAGACAGCTTTGTCTTTGCAGAGCTCTCTGACTCACAGTGCAGGGTCAATGCCCCTGAACTGGCAACCTGTGAAAACCTCCCTTTTGGCAGCCCTGTGCTCAG TGTGGATGAAGCTGGAGTCGGCGACGAACGTGAGCAAACTTCTGAAACTAAGTCTGAGGTGCCGCCTGCTCCAGGCCCAGAGGGTCCCGAGCCCCAGCAGCAGGAGAGCGACACTGGGCTCTCAGAACACCACCCGGAAGCCAACTCATCACAAACCCCCACAGAACAGAAG GCTGGAGATGCTAGTATTGCCAGGGAAACGGATCCCTCTGTGCCCACCAAAGAAGACATCCCAACCTTTGACGAGTGGAAGAAACAGGTTATGGAGGTTGAGAAGGAGAAGA GTCAGTCTCTTCACACCTCGACTAGTAGCAGTTCTCATCCAGTGAAGAAAGTGCAGAGCAAATTTAAGAATAACTATGCCTCAGTGGAGTGTGGTGCTAAGATCCTTTCTGCCAACAGCGAGGCCAAG AGCACTTCAGCTATTCTCAAAGAGAATATGGATCTGTATATGCTTAACCCCTGCAGCACCAAAATATG GTTTGTGATTGAGCTCTGTGAGCCCATTCAAGTCAAACAGCTGGACATTGCCAACTTTGAGCTCTTCTCATCCACCCCTAAAGACTTCCTGGTTTCCCTCAGTGACAG ATATCCTACAAATAAGTGGGTGAAGCTTGGCACTTTCCATGCTCGTGATAAGCGCACTGTCCAGAGTTTCCCTTTAGATGAACAACTTTATGCAAAATATGTGAAG GTGGAACTTCTCTCTCATTTTGGATCTGAACACTTCTGTCCTCTCAGTCTCATTCG agtgtttggTACGAGCATGGTGGAGGAGTATGAGGAGATTGCAGATTCCCAGGACCCCTCAGAAAGAGTGGATTTTCTAGACGAAGACTATG ATTATCCTCCAGGTTATCAACCATCAGAAGACAAGGCTTCTAAAAACCTCCTGGGCTCAGCAACCA ATGCCATTTTAAACATGGTGAATAACATTGCTGCTAACGTTCTTGGTGGAGGGCCAGAGATGGAGGGTGGAACAGAAAATG gtaatgCATCAATTGAGGCCCAGAATGAAGTTGATGGAAGTAAAGAGGTTTCCTCTCAGCATAATGAAAGCATTCAACCGTCTGCAAT TCTGGAGCCTGGTCAATCAGGGCATCCAGAAGAGAAGATGAATTTGACACAGTCCTCCACCCCCCCGCTGACCCCCCCAGAGCCTGTGGAAGAGAGGCAGATCGTGACTCTagttgaggaggaagaggaggaggaagagccaCAGCGATCTACAGTGAcgctgatggaggaggagattgaggaagaggaggagacgagggaggagcagggcagGAAAGAGGCTGGTCGAAACCAATGGGAGAGCCAGGCCTACTGTCCCTTCTCTTcgttcacctccctctctctgtcttgcaTGGCTACACTGCCCGAGCTGCTGCACCGTTGGTGTTCAGCCCGACTGACCAAAGAAAGACTCCGCAGCGTACGCCGGAGAAATCACTCACATACTcacagctcctcttcctccacgcACACCCCTGCCCTTGTACCTATCACCCCCCCATCACAAGACATCCTCACTGTCACAGAAATTGTCCCAGAGCCAGAGACACACGAGAGCAAAGTTACGAATGATGTACTCACAACTGAAATCAACGACACTCACACTCCAGATTTCAACCTGCTCCTCGAACCCAGTCAGACCTCCTCCATCCCGCCGCAGAGCTTTTCGGACAGTCACAGCTCCCTCACGCGGCCCACACCCACCAATGAGGACAAGGTTCTATCTCCGGTCAAAGACTCCGCCCTAGACCCTCTGCCCACCCCTCCCCTCCAAGCTGTGTCCATCCCAGAGACACAGCAGGCCAGCAGAGCCACCCCGACCCCCATTCTCAACTCCACACCTCAATCCGTGGCACCAGAGGCACCTTCGTCAGCTTTTGCTCCTTCAGTGAAAGAGCAGCCGATCCAACCTTTACCCACTGCCTCGCGACCTGAGGACATGATAGCGCCACCTACTGGACTCCCATCTCACATACTCACAACTGACTTGCATACAGATGCTGACAAGGCAGACCAGTCCTCTCAGAGCCACGGGGAACATGGGGACTCTATCACTCAAAATGGAGAGGCCCACCACAATGATCACACAGTTGAAGATGACCTTCTAAACAGTGTGGGCAATGGGAATGGTCACCGGACTGCCACAGACTTCTATGCAGAGTTGCAAAACGGGGGTGATTATAGTGGTGGGCCAGTGAATGGCAACGGAGGAGCAGTGCATGGGTCCAGTCAAAAAGAAAGTGTCTTTATGAGGCTGAACAACCGGATCAAAGCACTGGAGATGAATATGAGTTTATCCAGCAGATACTTGGAGGAGCTAAGCCAAAG GTATCGCAAACAAATGGAAGAAATGCAAAGAGCTTTCAATAAGACCATCATTAAACTGCAAAACACATCACGTATcgcagaggagcag gACCAGAAGCAGACTGAGTCCATCCAAATTCTGCAGAGCCAACTGGAAAATGTGACTAAAGTTATGCTCAATCTGACCTTCACTGTCAgtcagttacagagagag GTGTCAGACCGACAGAGCTACCTGGTGGTGTCTCTGGTTTTATGCTTGTTTCTGGGTGTTCTGTTGTGTATGCAGTGCTGCAGGAGCTCTCCTCCGAGCCCCAACATCAGCACTGTGGCCCTCCCCAAGAGCAACCACTACCCCAGCCCCAAAAG GTGTTTTTCCTCCTATGATGACATGAGTATAAAACGGAGAGTGGCATGTCCACTTGTCCGCTCCAAGTCATTTCACTTGTCCTCAACAGAAG TAGGTCCAGATGACTTGTACATTGTAGAACCTCTAAGGTTTTCTCCAGAGAAAAAG AAAAAGCGCGGGAAGACCAAGTCTTTGGACAAAGTGGAGACACTGAATGCTGACCATCCCACTCCACTGACTAATGGAATTCTTAAGTGCAATGGCTTTCATCCAGCTCTACCTGCCCCTGTGGTGCCTCCTGCTCTTCCTGCTCCGCCCCCAGCCCCACTGGCACTGCCCCCCTCCTCAGTGGAGGAGGTACTGTTACTGCCCTCCTGTCCCACCACCGAGAGCCCATCGGAGAGCACCAGCTGCAGCTCGTCCCACTCAGAGGAGTCCTACACCAGCCGcctgccccctccctcacctgtgctGCCCCCTAATGGCCTCTGTAATGGCCACAGCCTGCCCTTCACCCTGCACCAGCCCTCTAAAACTCGACAGGAGAAGCGCTCCATGAAGAGACGAAAATCTAAGCAGACAGAGCTGCCGTTCCCTTCACTGCCAACAGGTGGCGTCAGCTCTCTGCCTAGTCTGCAGACACTCATTAAAGGAAACAAGGACATAAGTGTTGGGACCATTGGAGTGACAGCTGTCACTGGACATGTCTGA